The following proteins are encoded in a genomic region of Burkholderia pyrrocinia:
- the chrA gene encoding chromate efflux transporter, producing MNTSTVPAPSRHPWPVFVAFLRLGLTSFGGPVAHLGYFRAEFVTRRGWLTERTYADLVGLCQFLPGPASSQVGMAIGLARAGYAGMFAAWLGFTLPSALLMMLFALGVHATGAPIEAGALHGLRIVSVAVIAQAVWGMARTLCPDARRVTLMAAAACVALLAPASWTQVAVIVVAGAAGLVLLPQPARGAHDPLPLHVSHRAGVLWLALFAALLVVLPLAARALRSDTLAVVDAFFRTGALVFGGGHVVLPLLQAAVVAPGWVSDSAFLAGYGVAQAVPGPLFTFSAFLGASLHDAPNGWLGGTIALVSIFAPSFLLVAGTAPFWERLRRSTRMQAGLAGVNAAVVGLLLAALYHPVWTDTIESPRDLAAALVAFVALTFWRVPPWAVVIASAALGWVLGMVA from the coding sequence TTGAACACGTCGACCGTCCCCGCCCCCTCCCGTCATCCGTGGCCCGTGTTCGTCGCCTTCCTGCGGCTCGGCCTCACGTCGTTCGGCGGCCCGGTCGCGCATCTCGGCTACTTCCGCGCCGAGTTCGTCACGCGGCGCGGCTGGCTCACCGAGCGCACGTATGCGGATCTCGTCGGGCTGTGCCAGTTCCTGCCGGGGCCCGCGAGCAGCCAGGTCGGGATGGCGATCGGCCTCGCGCGCGCCGGCTATGCGGGAATGTTCGCCGCGTGGCTCGGCTTCACACTGCCGTCGGCGCTGCTGATGATGCTGTTCGCGCTCGGCGTTCACGCGACCGGCGCGCCGATCGAAGCCGGCGCGCTGCACGGGCTTCGCATCGTGTCGGTTGCCGTGATCGCGCAAGCCGTCTGGGGCATGGCGCGCACGCTGTGCCCGGATGCGCGCCGCGTCACGCTGATGGCCGCGGCCGCGTGCGTCGCACTGCTCGCGCCGGCCTCGTGGACGCAGGTGGCCGTGATCGTCGTGGCCGGTGCGGCCGGCCTCGTGTTGCTGCCGCAGCCGGCGCGCGGCGCCCACGATCCGTTGCCGCTGCACGTGTCGCACCGCGCGGGCGTGCTGTGGCTCGCGCTGTTCGCCGCGCTGCTCGTCGTGCTGCCGCTCGCGGCCCGCGCGCTCCGCTCCGACACGCTCGCCGTCGTCGACGCCTTCTTCCGCACGGGCGCGCTCGTGTTCGGCGGCGGGCATGTGGTGCTCCCGCTGCTGCAGGCCGCCGTGGTCGCGCCCGGCTGGGTCAGCGATTCGGCGTTCCTCGCCGGGTATGGCGTCGCGCAAGCCGTGCCGGGGCCGCTGTTCACCTTCTCGGCCTTCCTCGGCGCTTCGTTGCACGACGCGCCGAACGGCTGGCTCGGCGGGACGATCGCGCTGGTCTCGATCTTCGCTCCGTCGTTCCTGCTGGTTGCCGGTACCGCGCCGTTCTGGGAACGCCTGCGCCGCAGCACACGCATGCAGGCCGGGCTCGCAGGCGTGAACGCGGCCGTCGTCGGGCTGCTGCTCGCCGCGCTCTATCACCCGGTCTGGACCGACACGATCGAGTCGCCGCGCGACCTGGCCGCCGCGCTCGTCGCGTTCGTCGCGCTGACGTTCTGGCGCGTGCCGCCATGGGCCGTCGTGATCGCAAGCGCGGCGCTCGGCTGGGTGCTCGGTATGGTCGCCTGA
- the sodB gene encoding superoxide dismutase [Fe], with translation MAHTLPPLPYAEDALAPTISLETIQYHYGKHHQAYVTNLNNLIPGTEFETLSLEEIVKKSSGGIFNNAAQIWNHTFFWNSLSPNGGGAPTGALGDAINAKWGSYDAFKEAFTKAAVGTFGSGWAWLVKKADGSLDIVSTSNAATPLTTADKALLTIDVWEHAYYIDYRNARPKFVEAFWNIVNWDFAAKNFA, from the coding sequence ATGGCTCATACGCTCCCGCCGCTCCCGTACGCTGAAGACGCTCTCGCGCCGACCATCTCGCTCGAGACGATCCAGTACCACTACGGCAAGCATCATCAGGCTTATGTGACGAACCTGAACAATCTGATCCCGGGCACGGAATTCGAAACCCTGTCGCTGGAAGAGATCGTGAAGAAGTCGTCGGGCGGCATCTTCAACAACGCCGCGCAAATCTGGAACCACACGTTCTTCTGGAACAGCCTGTCGCCGAACGGCGGCGGCGCACCGACGGGCGCGCTGGGCGACGCGATCAACGCGAAGTGGGGTTCGTACGACGCATTCAAGGAAGCGTTCACGAAGGCTGCAGTCGGCACGTTCGGCTCGGGCTGGGCATGGCTCGTGAAGAAGGCTGACGGTTCGCTCGACATCGTGTCGACGAGCAACGCCGCCACGCCGCTGACGACCGCCGACAAGGCGCTGCTGACGATCGACGTGTGGGAACATGCGTACTACATCGACTACCGCAACGCGCGTCCGAAGTTCGTCGAAGCGTTCTGGAACATCGTGAACTGGGACTTCGCAGCGAAGAACTTCGCGTAA